Proteins from one Rhinopithecus roxellana isolate Shanxi Qingling chromosome 18, ASM756505v1, whole genome shotgun sequence genomic window:
- the LOC115894517 gene encoding U1 small nuclear ribonucleoprotein C, translated as MPKFYCDYCDTYLTHDSPSVRKTHCSGRKHKENVKDYYQKWMEEQAQSLIDKTTAAFQQGKIPPTPFSAPPPAGAMIPPPPSLPGPPRPGMMPAPHMGGPPMMPMMGPPPPGMMPVGPAPGMRPPMGGHMPMMPGPPMMRPPARPMMVPTRPGMTRPDR; from the coding sequence ATGCCCAAGTTTTATTGTGACTACTGCGATACATACCTCACCCATGACTCTCCATCTGTGAGAAAGACACACTGCAGTGGAAGGAAACACAAAGAGAATGTGAAAGACTATTATCAGAAATGGATGGAAGAGCAGGCTCAGAGCCTGATTGACAAAACAACGGCTGCATTTCAACAAGGAAAGATACCTCCTACTCCAttctctgctcctcctcctgcagGGGCGATGATACCACCTCCCCCCAGCCTTCCGGGTCCTCCTCGCCCTGGTATGATGCCAGCACCCCATATGGGGGGCCCTCCCATGATGCCAATGATgggccctcctcctcctgggatgATGCCAGTGGGACCTGCTCCTGGAATGAGGCCGCCCATGGGAGGCCACATGCCAATGATGCCTGGGCCCCCAATGATGAGACCTCCTGCCCGTCCCATGATGGTGCCCACTCGGCCCGGAATGACTCGACCAGACAGATAA